A region of Rhodamnia argentea isolate NSW1041297 chromosome 9, ASM2092103v1, whole genome shotgun sequence DNA encodes the following proteins:
- the LOC125316525 gene encoding uncharacterized protein LOC125316525, with protein sequence MQLIGSSYVHRSTAAERNNWSMKRLLRRVEHFGHTVQNDSHFALKVQGMEISGQRKLTRCFRGIVLGFVGAVNNAFTRKSRRIYQCFDKLDMVFLLLHDSKNGEGDGGV encoded by the exons ATGCAACTTATCGGATCTTCATACGTTCATCGTTCTACTGCAGCAGAGAGAAACAACTGGTCCATGAAAAGACTGCTCCGACGAGTCGAGCACTTTGGTCACACTGTCCAGAACGATTCGCATTTTGCTTTGAAAG TTCAAGGAATGGAGATTTCTGGTCAGCGGAAGTTGACACGATGCTTCAGGGGTATCGTGCTCGGGTTCGTTGGAGCAGTCAATAATGCATTCACAAGGAAGAGTAGAAGGATTTACCAATGTTTTGATAAATTA GATATGGTCTTCCTTCTCTTACATGATTCAAAGAACGGAGAAGGTGATGGAGGAGTATGA